A window from Podospora bellae-mahoneyi strain CBS 112042 chromosome 1 map unlocalized CBS112042p_1, whole genome shotgun sequence encodes these proteins:
- a CDS encoding uncharacterized protein (EggNog:ENOG503P88E) has translation MGAVVSCIQSALRTIGRTIMAIINGIGNIIMAIVNGIINFLGIIVGFLTCNTCGGRRRHGGTTTRKSRGFGRRRHGTTAAI, from the exons ATGGGCGCCGTCGTCTCTTGC ATCCAGAGTGCTCTCCGCACCATCGGCCGCACAATcatggccatcatcaacggcatcggcaacatcatcatggccatcgtcaacggcatcatcaacttcctcggcatcatcgTCGGCTTCCTCACCTGCAACACCTGCGGCGGTCGCCGTCGCCACggtggcaccaccacccgcaagAGCagagggtttgggaggaggagacatGGGACTACTGCTGCCATTTAA